From Nicotiana tabacum cultivar K326 chromosome 22, ASM71507v2, whole genome shotgun sequence, one genomic window encodes:
- the LOC107822730 gene encoding mavicyanin-like: MANVYQVGDSKGWTFNYNYDTWTFFKNFQLGDTRVFNYDPRLHNVKQVNIDDYNTCSNKTLIASFNSGSDSVILATPGDYYFLCDIPGHCASGLKLHVIIAAPATPLVTPIAPTKGYPDHFPSNPTNKPPETLQPYHPSANTAYYSSKWFPMSMLFSLILALCF; the protein is encoded by the exons ATGGCAAATGTGTATCAAGTTGGTGATTCTAAAGGATGGACTTTCAACTACAATTATGATACATGGACTTTTTTTAAGAACTTTCAACTTGGCGATACCCGTG TTTTCAACTACGACCCGCGGTTGCACAATGTGAAACAAGTGAACATCGACGACTACAACACATGCAGCAATAAAACTCTAATTGCCAGTTTCAATTCCGGCAGCGATTCAGTCATCCTCGCAACTCCAGGGGACTATTATTTCTTGTGTGATATTCCAGGTCATTGTGCTTCTGGACTCAAACTTCACGTTATAATTGCAGCTCCAGCAACACCTCTAGTGACTCCAATAGCCCCAACAAAGGGTTATCCTGATCATTTTCCTAGTAATCCCACAAACAAGCCACCTGAAACTTTGCAACCTTATCATCCCTCTGCAAATACTGCTTATTATTCATCCAAGTGGTTTCCAATGAGCATGTTATTTTCGTTGATTCTTGCTCTTTGTTTTTAA